One Streptomyces sp. ML-6 genomic region harbors:
- a CDS encoding transglycosylase SLT domain-containing protein produces MSFARNILALPRTARRTSAVAGAAVLLGATGVALGVSPATAAPTGAQATARALIGDAAQFQCFSNIVQHESNWNHTATNASSGAYGLVQALPGSKMASAGSDWRTNPTTQIKWGVDYMKSRYGSPCDAWAFWQSNGWY; encoded by the coding sequence GTGTCGTTCGCCCGCAACATCCTCGCCCTGCCCCGCACCGCCCGTCGCACGTCCGCCGTCGCCGGCGCCGCCGTACTCCTGGGTGCCACCGGTGTCGCCCTCGGCGTCTCCCCGGCCACAGCCGCCCCGACAGGTGCGCAGGCCACGGCGCGGGCGCTGATCGGTGACGCCGCGCAGTTCCAGTGCTTCAGCAACATCGTCCAGCACGAGAGCAACTGGAACCACACCGCGACCAACGCCTCCTCCGGCGCCTACGGTCTCGTCCAGGCCCTGCCCGGCTCGAAGATGGCCTCGGCCGGCTCCGACTGGCGGACCAACCCCACGACCCAGATCAAGTGGGGCGTGGACTACATGAAGTCCCGTTACGGCAGCCCGTGCGACGCCTGGGCCTTCTGGCAGTCCAACGGCTGGTACTGA
- a CDS encoding ABC transporter ATP-binding protein: MIRFEQVSVRYEGTERPTLSGVDLTVPEGELVLLVGPSGVGKSTLLGAVSGLVPHFTGGTLSGRVTVDGRDTRTHKPRELADLVGTVGQDPLSHFVTDTVEDELAYGMESLGLAPDVMRRRVEETLDLLGLAGLRDRPIATLSGGQQQRVAIGSVLTPHPKVLVLDEPTSALDPAAAEEVLAVLQRLVHDLGTTVLMAEHRLERVVQYADRVVLLPSPGAAPVMGTPAEVMALSPVHPPVVALGRLAGWEPLPLSVRDARRRASGLREQLSSARPPAPAPVSSATPAPVVPAPTAGRRGVLARLLGRGARTVPEAEPVSDVPARVERLGVRRGRVEALRRVTLTVAPGETVALMGRNGAGKSTLLGTLVGMVEPTTGTVLVGGRTPHRTQPREMVRRVGLVPQEPRDLLYADTVGAECAAADSDAGAAPGSCRALVSELLPDVPDDTHPRDLSEGQRLALALAVVLTARPPLLLLDEPTRGLDYAAKARLVGVLRALAAEGHAIVLATHDVELAAELAHRVVILADGEVVADGETGQVVVSSPAFAPQTAKILAPQEWLTVTQVRTALEAGA, encoded by the coding sequence GTGATCAGGTTCGAGCAGGTCTCGGTGCGGTACGAGGGCACGGAGCGCCCCACCCTGTCCGGGGTCGATCTGACCGTGCCCGAGGGTGAGTTGGTGCTGCTCGTCGGCCCGTCCGGGGTCGGCAAGTCGACCCTGCTGGGTGCCGTGTCCGGGCTCGTGCCGCACTTCACCGGCGGCACCCTGAGCGGCCGGGTCACGGTCGACGGGCGCGACACCCGTACCCACAAACCGCGCGAACTGGCCGATCTGGTCGGCACGGTGGGCCAGGATCCGCTCTCCCACTTCGTCACCGACACGGTCGAGGACGAGCTGGCGTACGGGATGGAGTCGCTGGGGCTGGCCCCCGACGTGATGCGGCGGCGCGTCGAGGAGACCCTGGACCTGCTGGGCCTGGCCGGGCTGCGGGACCGGCCGATCGCCACGCTGTCCGGCGGTCAGCAGCAGCGGGTCGCGATTGGTTCCGTCCTCACCCCGCACCCCAAGGTGCTGGTCCTCGACGAGCCGACGTCCGCGCTGGACCCGGCGGCGGCCGAGGAGGTCCTCGCCGTGCTGCAACGGCTGGTGCACGACCTGGGCACCACGGTCCTGATGGCGGAGCACCGGCTGGAGCGGGTGGTGCAGTACGCGGACCGGGTCGTCCTGCTGCCGTCGCCGGGCGCGGCGCCGGTCATGGGTACGCCCGCGGAGGTCATGGCGCTCTCCCCCGTCCATCCGCCGGTCGTGGCGCTGGGCCGGCTCGCGGGGTGGGAGCCGTTGCCGCTCTCGGTCCGTGACGCCCGGCGCCGGGCCTCCGGCCTGCGCGAACAGCTCTCCTCGGCCCGGCCGCCCGCCCCGGCGCCGGTGTCCTCCGCCACCCCGGCGCCCGTCGTCCCCGCCCCCACCGCCGGGCGGCGCGGGGTCCTGGCCCGGCTGCTGGGCCGCGGCGCGCGGACCGTCCCGGAGGCGGAGCCCGTGTCCGACGTCCCGGCGCGGGTCGAGCGGCTGGGGGTACGGCGCGGGCGGGTCGAGGCGCTGCGCCGGGTGACGCTCACCGTCGCCCCCGGCGAGACCGTCGCCCTGATGGGGCGCAACGGGGCGGGCAAGTCCACCCTGCTGGGCACCCTGGTCGGCATGGTCGAGCCCACCACCGGCACCGTCCTGGTCGGCGGCCGGACCCCGCACCGCACGCAGCCGCGCGAGATGGTGCGCCGGGTCGGCCTCGTGCCGCAGGAGCCGCGCGACCTGCTGTACGCGGACACGGTCGGCGCCGAGTGCGCGGCGGCCGACTCCGACGCGGGCGCCGCCCCCGGCAGCTGCCGGGCCCTGGTCTCCGAGCTGTTGCCCGACGTGCCGGACGACACCCATCCGCGCGACCTCTCCGAGGGGCAGCGCCTCGCGCTCGCCCTGGCCGTGGTGCTCACCGCGCGGCCCCCGCTGCTGCTCCTGGACGAGCCGACGCGCGGTCTGGACTACGCGGCGAAGGCCCGGCTGGTCGGGGTGCTGCGCGCGCTCGCGGCCGAGGGGCACGCGATCGTCCTGGCCACGCACGACGTGGAGCTGGCGGCGGAACTGGCGCACCGGGTGGTGATCCTCGCCGACGGGGAGGTCGTCGCGGACGGGGAGACCGGGCAGGTGGTGGTCTCCTCCCCGGCGTTCGCCCCGCAGACCGCGAAGATCCTCGCTCCGCAGGAGTGGCTGACCGTGACCCAGGTGCGCACCGCGCTGGAGGCGGGCGCATGA
- a CDS encoding ECF transporter S component yields the protein MVAEARTGTGTATRTETGTDTGTAGAGRQVRAVRLGPRAVVALVLVGVIGVFAFGWPLLADGGSGLAHSGNAPWLFAALLPLLVGVAVATIADGGLDAKAIAMLGVLAAVGAALRPLGAGTAGLEPMFFLMVLSGRVLGPGFGFVLGAVTMFASALLTGGVGPWMPFQMLSMGWFAMGAGLLPGPERLRGRAELLMLAGYGFVAAFAYGTVMNLAGWTVVPPSGSGISFHPGDPLADNLVRFLAYCAATSLGWDLGRASLTVVLVLTVGPALLKALRRATRRAAFEARVTFDAPRE from the coding sequence ATGGTCGCGGAAGCGAGGACGGGTACGGGTACGGCCACGAGGACAGAAACAGGCACGGACACGGGTACGGCCGGTGCCGGGCGGCAGGTGCGGGCGGTGCGGCTCGGGCCCCGGGCGGTCGTCGCGCTGGTCCTCGTCGGCGTGATCGGGGTGTTCGCGTTCGGCTGGCCCCTGCTGGCCGACGGCGGCTCCGGCCTGGCGCACTCCGGGAACGCGCCGTGGCTCTTCGCCGCGCTGCTGCCGCTGCTGGTCGGCGTGGCCGTCGCGACGATCGCGGACGGCGGTCTCGACGCGAAGGCGATCGCCATGCTGGGGGTGCTGGCCGCGGTCGGTGCCGCCCTGCGCCCGTTGGGGGCGGGCACGGCGGGGCTGGAGCCGATGTTCTTCCTGATGGTGCTGAGCGGCCGGGTGCTCGGGCCGGGGTTCGGCTTCGTGCTGGGCGCGGTGACGATGTTCGCGTCCGCGCTGCTCACCGGCGGGGTGGGGCCGTGGATGCCGTTCCAGATGCTGTCGATGGGCTGGTTCGCGATGGGCGCGGGCCTGCTGCCGGGGCCGGAACGGCTGCGCGGGCGCGCCGAGCTGCTGATGCTCGCGGGCTACGGGTTCGTGGCGGCGTTCGCGTACGGCACGGTGATGAACCTGGCCGGCTGGACGGTGGTGCCCCCGTCCGGCTCGGGCATCTCGTTCCACCCGGGCGATCCGCTGGCGGACAACCTGGTCCGCTTCCTCGCCTACTGCGCGGCCACTTCGCTCGGCTGGGACCTGGGCCGGGCCTCGCTCACCGTGGTGCTGGTCCTGACCGTCGGTCCGGCGCTGCTGAAGGCGCTGCGCCGGGCCACCCGCCGCGCCGCCTTCGAGGCCCGGGTCACATTCGACGCCCCCCGCGAGTGA